A region of Primulina huaijiensis isolate GDHJ02 unplaced genomic scaffold, ASM1229523v2 scaffold23605, whole genome shotgun sequence DNA encodes the following proteins:
- the LOC140967138 gene encoding protein STRUBBELIG-RECEPTOR FAMILY 2-like gives MAKQWWCLIAIVSLTSLVLQAFAITDEVDVQALRDLYRSLNSPVQLQRWKLEGGDPCGELWTGVSCFMSSVINLDLKGLGLNGNLGFQLSNLRNLKQLDLSSNNIESEIPYDLPLNLTHLNLAGNKFGQSIPYSLDLMKNLRHLNLSHNALSGPLGNVFGGLQNLRGMDLSFNNFTGDLPTSFKSLSNLTGLFLQENHFTGSVIFLANLPLYDLNIEDNHFSGIIPEKFQSIHNLWIGGNKFDEATNYPPWNFPDVIPTEQNISSPPVTNLTAFDTHPTHIASGHSKKRPGPSGIVMLVCGCTLVAVFAALFVVIHHHRSHEKAVGEMGSCEGSARNRAISTVQGTDLWSMAAEDSPHISGFSSSPLITPSRLPPIRTKMMKVPKRKGLSGRKMPITAKVYSLGELQVATNSFSRENLIGEGSLGSVYRAEFPDGTILAVKIINTVSLSIVEEEHFLDVIRNASRLKHPNIVTLLGYCMEHGQHLLVYKYIRNLSLEDALHCITYKPLSWGLRFQISLGIAQALNYMHSSCVPSVAHSNLKAANILLDETLTPHVCDCGLAILRSLTSDSVKLKASEMAISDSGYIAPEQAQSGIDDTKADVYAFGVLLLELLAGRRPFDNSRSRSEQSLVKWASSRLHDNASLGEMIDPSIKRTMSSKFLSRFADIVSVCIQAEQEFRPPMSEIVESLMCLVQKQAGGIDGTIEADSLEKSFRSTNTRFFGSPTISYFSV, from the exons ATGGCTAAACAGTGGTGGTGTCTGATTGCGATAGTATCCTTGACGAGTCTCGTGTTACAAGCCTTCGCAATCACGGATGAAGTTGACG ttcaaGCTCTTCGAGATCTGTACAGGTCCCTCAACAGTCCAGTGCAGCTTCAAAGGTGGAAATTAGAGGGCGGAGACCCTTGTGGCGAATTATGGACTGGAGTTTCATGTTTTATGTCGTCCGTAATCAACCT TGATCTTAAAGGACTGGGCCTCAATGGGAATCTCGGGTTTCAGCTCTCGAATCTGAGAAATCTGAAGCAGCT GGACCTCAGCTCAAATAACATTGAGAGCGAAATACCTTATGATTTACCTCTTAATCTCACACACCT AAACTTGGCAGGAAATAAATTTGGTCAAAGCATTCCGTACTCCTTGGATCTAATGAAAAATCTTAGGCATCT AAATTTGAGCCATAACGCGCTATCTGGACCTTTGGGAAATGTATTTGGTGGCCTACAGAATCTCAGAGGAAT GGATTTGTCATTCAACAACTTCACTGGAGATCTCCCTACCTCGTTCAAATCTTTGTCTAACCTGACAGGATT GTTCTTGCAGGAAAATCACTTTACCGGATCAGTAATTTTTTTGGCCAATCTCCCACTTTATGACTT GAATATTGAAGACAACCATTTTAGTGGTATTATTCCAGAAAAGTTTCAATCTATACACAACTTATG GATAGGGGGTAACAAGTTTGACGAAGCAACAAACTATCCACCCTGGAATTTTCCAGATGTTATTCCCACAGAACAGAATATCAGCAGTCCACCAGTAACAAATTTAACCGCTTTTGATACCCATCCTACTCATATAGCATCAGGCCACAGCAAGAAAAGACCAGGCCCATCCGGAATAGTTATGTTGGTTTGTGGATGCACGCTCGTTGCAGTATTTGCAGCTCTTTTTGTTGTAATTCACCATCATCGGTCACATGAGAAAGCAGTTGGAGAGATGGGGAGCTGTGAAGGTTCCGCGAGAAATAGAGCTATTAGCACCGTCCAAG GCACGGATTTGTGGTCTATGGCTGCAGAGGACAGCCCACATATATCAGGATTCAGCTCCTCCCCTTTGATTACTCCCTCTCGTCTGCCTCCTATTCGAACTAAAATGATGAAAGTGCCAAAGAGAAAAGGTTTATCTGGTAGAAAGATGCCTATTACTGCAAAAGTTTACAGTCTAGGAGAGCTCCAAGTAGCGACCAACAGCTTCAGTCGAGAAAACCTTATTGGAGAGGGATCTCTTGGATCTGTTTACCGAGCCGAGTTTCCAGATGGCACG ATTTTGGCGGTTAAAATCATTAACACGGTGTCTCTATCCATCGTCGAAGAAGAACACTTCTTGGATGTGATTCGAAATGCATCAAGATTGAAGCACCCTAACATCGTGACACTTCTTGGATACTGTATGGAGCATGGCCAACATCTCCTTGTGTACAAATATATTAGGAATTTGTCCCTTGAAGATGCTTTACACTGCATCACATACAAACCATTATCTTGGGGTCTACGTTTTCAAATCTCTCTCGGCATTGCTCAGGCATTGAA TTACATGCATTCATCCTGTGTGCCATCCGTTGCCCATAGCAACTTAAAGGCTGCAAATATCTTACTTGATGAAACACTTACGCCCCATGTTTGTGATTGTGGGCTGGCTATCCTGAGATCCCTGACTAGCGACAGCGTAAAGCTCAAg GCTTCAGAAATGGCTATTTCTGATAGTGGCTATATCGCACCAGAACAAGCTCAAAGTGGAATTGACGATACAAAGGCTGATGTGTATGCCTTTGGAGTGTTGCTTTTAGAGCTTTTAGCAGGAAGGAGGCCTTTTGACAA TTCAAGATCAAGATCAGAACAATCATTGGTGAAATGGGCTTCGTCCAGGCTTCACGATAACGCATCTTTAGGAGAGATGATCGATCCCTCCATTAAGCGAACCATGTCATCGAAATTTCTTTCGCGTTTTGCTGACATTGTCTCCGTTTGCATTCAG GCTGAGCAGGAATTTAGGCCTCCAATGTCCGAAATCGTGGAGTCTCTGATGTGTCTTGTGCAAAAGCAAGCTGGTGGCATAGATGGTACCATTGAAGCAGATTCTTTGGAGAAATCGTTCCGCTCAACCAACACCAGATTCTTTGGATCGCCAACTATTAGCTACTTTTCTGTCTAG